One Candidatus Woesearchaeota archaeon genomic region harbors:
- a CDS encoding metallophosphoesterase has protein sequence MIGIISDTHDNIPNIKKAVDIFKNRKVDLVIHLGDVIAPVTVLYFKGLKMKFIKGNCDGDIEMINEKIKEIDSEFLGVSSELNLSNKKLFLIHKPDSINELAHSGKYDYILHGHDHRAKDEKIGKTRIINPGTHYLGNPIHTIALLDLEKDKVEFIGIT, from the coding sequence ATGATCGGCATTATATCAGACACACACGACAATATTCCGAACATAAAGAAAGCTGTTGATATTTTTAAGAATAGAAAAGTTGATCTTGTGATTCATCTTGGAGATGTTATTGCGCCTGTTACAGTTCTTTATTTTAAAGGATTAAAAATGAAATTTATAAAGGGAAACTGCGACGGCGATATAGAAATGATAAATGAAAAGATAAAAGAGATTGATAGCGAGTTTCTTGGAGTTTCTTCTGAGCTGAATCTGTCAAACAAAAAACTATTTTTGATCCACAAGCCTGACAGCATTAATGAGCTTGCGCATTCCGGAAAGTATGACTATATCCTGCACGGGCATGACCACAGGGCAAAAGACGAGAAAATAGGAAAAACAAGGATCATAAACCCCGGAACGCATTATCTCGGGAATCCTATACATACGATTGCACTGCTGGATCTGGAAAAAGACAAGGTGGAGTTTATTGGGATAACATAA
- a CDS encoding MBL fold metallo-hydrolase: protein MEVIVLGSGTCVPNLHRSESAYVIKAGKQQLLFDCGAGTKRRLVEAKIYLRKIDYMFFTHCHNDHINDLPALLWSYAYTGFTRKKEMKLVGPKGFKEYFKVVFKLLKFENMPFKINIKEVKNNTTQIDGAYIKSAPIIHSKNWNNVAYRIEYHGKAIVYSGDAEYTDELVELAKNTDLLILECSNPNEAKFPGHLIPDECGKIAARANAKVLMLTHFYPKVEKINIKAQIAKIFKGKIIIAKDLMRLKV, encoded by the coding sequence ATGGAAGTTATTGTTTTGGGATCTGGAACATGCGTTCCAAATCTGCATAGAAGCGAAAGCGCATATGTGATCAAGGCAGGAAAACAGCAGCTATTGTTTGACTGCGGAGCTGGTACAAAAAGAAGGTTGGTGGAAGCAAAAATATACCTCAGAAAAATAGATTATATGTTTTTTACACATTGTCACAATGACCACATAAATGATTTGCCAGCTTTACTTTGGTCTTATGCTTACACTGGCTTTACACGCAAAAAAGAAATGAAGTTGGTTGGGCCTAAAGGATTTAAAGAATATTTTAAAGTTGTATTTAAGCTTCTTAAATTTGAAAACATGCCATTCAAAATAAATATCAAAGAAGTTAAAAACAATACAACTCAGATTGATGGAGCATATATAAAGTCAGCCCCAATAATTCATTCCAAGAATTGGAATAATGTGGCATATCGCATAGAATATCATGGAAAGGCAATTGTTTATTCTGGTGATGCAGAATATACTGATGAACTTGTTGAATTGGCCAAAAATACCGATCTGCTTATTCTGGAATGCTCCAATCCAAACGAAGCTAAATTCCCGGGGCATCTGATACCTGATGAATGCGGCAAAATAGCAGCAAGGGCGAATGCAAAAGTACTGATGCTTACACATTTCTATCCAAAGGTGGAAAAAATAAATATAAAAGCGCAGATTGCAAAAATATTCAAGGGAAAAATAATCATTGCAAAAGACTTAATGAGGCTGAAAGTTTAA
- a CDS encoding NUDIX hydrolase — translation MENKTKTIVCGVLVIDNEVLLIKRVKPPYMGYWAMVGGKLEFGEHVEEAAVREFYEETGIKTEFESIAGIASEIVYSKNEKTGHFLIFVCRVKSGNKNFIETEEGNLKWFDLNNLDKEKIVPSDILMIQEFILKNKRVNVHKIKMVEDGDKYSVEEFTA, via the coding sequence ATGGAAAACAAAACAAAGACCATTGTATGCGGTGTATTGGTAATAGATAACGAAGTTCTTCTGATCAAAAGAGTCAAGCCGCCTTATATGGGTTATTGGGCCATGGTTGGTGGAAAGCTTGAATTTGGCGAGCATGTTGAAGAGGCTGCTGTTCGAGAGTTTTATGAGGAGACTGGCATTAAGACAGAATTTGAAAGTATTGCTGGGATTGCATCTGAAATTGTCTATAGCAAAAATGAAAAGACGGGCCATTTTTTAATATTTGTCTGCAGAGTGAAATCTGGGAATAAAAATTTTATTGAAACAGAGGAAGGCAATCTAAAATGGTTTGATTTAAATAATTTAGATAAAGAAAAGATTGTTCCAAGTGATATTTTGATGATCCAGGAATTTATCCTGAAAAATAAAAGAGTGAATGTCCATAAAATAAAAATGGTTGAAGACGGCGATAAATACTCTGTGGAGGAATTCACAGCATGA